The genome window CCAGCCGACACGTTCTCTGGATTGCGTGGAACGGAGACAAAGACTCGCTCAGGATCAGTGATGGCAACTTCATCTAGCACAGCAGGCAGCAGCCGTCGACCACAGTCAACTGGAGCCTgaagagcaggaggaagGGCATCCATTGGGACTGAGATTGAAACGGATGTTGGATAagtgaaggaaagaaagggatcTTGTATTCTGTACTATTACTTTGAATGAGAGAAGTATAGGAAGATATGGGCAGCGTATTTATACCATTTCTCTCTGCGAAAATACTATTCCCAGTCCGGCTGATTCGGTATCAACCCCGTCTGTGCCCAGAGCTGCACCGGTTAGATCGGCAGAGGCTGGACTCTGATGGGACGAGACGATTACTCGAGGCAGGATGAAAAAGCTCGTCTTCCGCgatgggaagaggaggcgaggCTGAATAGGATTAGCTTCTCCGACAAGATACAGTGACAGGAAGTATTACCCTAACTTGATAGTCCTTCCGTGTGGGGGCCAACTTTAGCTTGAGCCATGGTTTGTCCTGCGCTGACAGCTCGTAGCCGAGGGTTGCATGTATGCATGATTGTGATCAAACTCGCCCGTGGCAGTTATGTTTTGCTCGAGGCTGGCAGGCCTCGCATCACGTATTACAAAAGAATAACGCAGCATGTATTGTTCCACTTGTGGGGCCAATCTGACTGCATCTTACGCTTCATTCCGAGACCTACGTAATGATAGCTATCAGACTAATTACACATATAGCTTGCGCGATTTTTTCCCCCATATCTGACGGGGTGAATCGGCCTAAAGCGAGTCCAGACTACAATGACTTAGATAGTGCTTATGCTAGAATTTCGATAATCCACTTTCAGGTAAGAAATAGCTATTAAACAACCGAGGTAGTGTTGACCTGAGGTGGGAGGATATGTTCGAGGCTCGTACTGCGGTCATCCTTGGCAAGTGCCGCCTGCTTAGCAGAAGCATAATGCTTCGAGGGTGTCCCGAGACCAGGGCTTTGTATTGTTGCTTGCGAGCCCAGTTCATAGCTGTTCTGGGTACGACGGGAAGATATCAGGTTAGAGAAGGTGTTACTGGTAAGCCGGACGACAGGCTCTGCCAATGGGCGCAACGGAGGGACGCTAGCTATCATCATGGCGATGTTGCGCTCCATTCCAGCCCAGGTCAGACCCATGACGGTAGTGTATGTTGAGTCCGAAGCTGATGACCCTGTCAAACTTTCCCCGGACTCGACCGTACGAATTGTCGCAAAGATACCTGTGCTGTAGAACCGAAATGATGTTAGTGACGATGTTTCCAAGCATTGAGGAGTCAATCACGGATAGCATACACTGCACCCAAGCTCATGAGTCCACAAAGAACGATTTTGTTCTTCCGACTGATCTGTAGGTCCTtaaagaggaagatgggAACGGCCGACAGGAAGTAGTCCGTCAGCGCCGAAAATGCTGTCCAATGTCAATTATTGATTCATAGCAGGTTGAAGAGTTCACTCACATCCTTGCAAGATCACCAAGCCTGTCTCGGTGGCTGCCGGCCAGCAGGTGCCTGGCAGGTATGGGTCCCAAGACTTATGTGTGGTGTTGCAGCGGGCATAGAAGGACATGATAACGACTGTGTTGACAGCAAATACCAAGACAGCCGTGACTATACAAAGAACGCGCAGAGTGCGTTGATGTGAGCCTCTCAAGATACGTAGATAAGAGAGACAGATGGAGATTTTCGCAAAAGTCAAGGCGTTTACACAGAACACCTGCCCGAGATAGTCCCAGAACATCAGGGGAGGTATCTGCTTCTTGGTCAAGTAGACCATGTGACGTCCAAGTCCATGATTAACAGCAAGAAAATCACATATCGTGGCGACTAATGCTTGAgcctatttttttttattaatattgaATTGTGAACAGGTGTTGTAGAGAAGCTCGAGTCACTCACCACCGCAAATAGCATCATGTAATCGTCCCAACCCAAACTTGCATAGAGAATCCGTGCCACTGCACggagcaccaccaccacacaaGCACTTACAAAGGTGACGGTAGTACCCACCAGCAGCTTGTAGCCAATGTCCACATCAGGGGGAGTCATGATGAACAATATCAAGGTATAATTCTAGACTAAGCTGCGTGAAGGAAACGAGATACGAGGCTTCAAGGTAGGGTGGATTAGGCAAGCCTTTTGATCCTTGACATCCAGGTCCAAGCTACATACCACCCCATAGGAGGTGAACCACTCCTATGGAGGAGTTCAACCGGGCCATTTCATAGCTTTCAGCCCCCACACGCGCTACTGCTAGTCGTACTGCAGAAGATAGCAAGCAGGATGACTGAGTGGAGACTCTGGACCTTGCCGTGCGCACAGACAGACGAGGCTGAGGCTTCGTGCAGCATAAGCATCGGGCGTCAGCGTATGGGCTGGTACTAGCGCGGTAAGTCAAGGTACGCTTACATTTTCTTACGGTTTTACGTTTCTGCCTTCTTGCTTCTGCGTTGATTGTCTCTTGACGGGTGTTCCCAAGTTATATATCCCACTGCAAGCCCACGCAGAGTGGCCACTACTgctctactactagtatccttctctttttcatCTCTACTACCCAGTACCTTTAGCCATCTTGGTTCTCTCCAGAATGTCTCCCTACCAGTTCTTGTCACTGTCTACCAAACCTTCCGCCCAACTATGCTATAGCTTCCATCCAGCTGTGGGCACTGCCAAGCCTGTGCTGATTGTGTTTGtcaatggccttggcctGCCACAGACCTCCTGGGAGGGGGCCATTACACGTCTGCAGACACAGCCTCCCGCTGCTGGACTGCCCGCCATGTTGACCTATGACCGCTATGGTCAGGGGCAGACCACAGACCGGGATCCCGACGACAACACCGAGGATCCCATGCACGGCCATGATACATTGACTGTGGTCCGGGACCTTCATCAACTCATTACTCAAATCGCCTCCGAGAAAATGGGTATTTCCAACCTGAACCCGGGGAGCCTGTCCCTCGTGCTAGTCTCCAACTCTATTGGTGGCGCGCTGGTGCGGCTCTATGCTCAAGAATATCCCGGCACAGTAGCaggcctcctcttcctggacAGTGTGCTGGCAAACTCCGACTTTGTCTCTATCTACCCGGACCCTGATGCACCTGGCTTCGACCCAACCAGTCTGCCAGATGGGGTGACGGTGGATGCGATCCGTGCTGCTCGCGCGTACATGCAACGGGTATTCCACCCCAGTAATGGCAGTCGCGAGGGGCTCAGCCGGAAGAATCTGGCGCAACTTTTGCCCGATAGCGATGGACCCAAGTTGCAGGGACCGGATGGCGGTCCCTGGGTAACGGTGGTTGGCCATGAGTTTGAGGCGTTCAAAACCGAGTTTGAACAGATGGGTGGCGCCCCGCCAAGACTGACTGAAGTCTATATGAATCCTTACTGGCATCGGTTCAACGAAGGATTGGCTAAGCTTACTGAGCCTGCTCGCAGTAAGGGTCCTCTGCAGGCACCAGGGGCCGGCCATTTTGTCCAGCGAGACAACCCGGAGCTCGTGGCAAATGAACTACGCGAAATCCTCGACAAGATTCTGTGAATTCTCTTTTGTGTGCGCGCCATCCATGActgtgtgtgtctgtgtgtaGCTAGTCTAGCCAATACAACCTCACCTTGTGGCACATGCTTATAAACCCATTAGTTCACTCGCCCATCATGTTCGGATGAGCCCTGAACTCGGCAAGGCCGGAAATTTGCAAGCGAGGGGCAGTAAGCGGGGACCTCTAATAGACTACTCTAGGACTTCGCAGGCTAGTCTGGTAGGCTTCGGTCTGACAGCCAAGTGGGTCTCCTACCTAGCAGGTGCCAAACAGACAGTgagatcgatcgatcgcgTAGATATATCGCTACTCTGTAATACCAGTCAGTATTACtgcaaagcaaaaaaaaaaaaaaaaaaaaaaaaaaaaaaaacccactAATTTTGCGTCTCTACAACTTCGTCCTGGGACTTGTTTGGCCCCCATACCAAacacttccttcctcttcgctcGCACTCCAAAAACAGCAGTCTTACAAGAAGGACGTAATAGAGCACTCAACGACATATCAGCCTCGTAGTGGAGTATATAGCTGAGCAATTCATCTCTCGTAACTAATTGATATCCCATACCTCCTCATGAGAAACGATACAGACTTTGATAAAGAACGACAGCATGGACTCAGGGCATGTATCCACTCCagtaccaccacctcctccggcgATTCAATTACCCACTCAATCAGAAAAGGGGCCAACGAACATCAGCTTTCCCAATAACGTCTCTGTGCTCCCggtggaaaaagaagagacaccCTCACGTCAGAGCATTGACACccgtctcttcctctggcCCAGTACCTACCGATACATCTTTTCCCTTGTCTTCCTCGGAAATGTGGCTGCTTTGATCTACTTCATTCTCAGAGATTGGTCTGCGATTCGGTTCGTGGATGCTGCGGCAGCGAACTTCTTAGCAAGCGCCTTGGCTCGTCAGGCGATCGTGGTAAATGGGATGTTTCAGATAGTGTGCTCCTTATCACTCCGCCTACCCCTACGTCTTCGTCGTGTGGCAGCCAACATTTACCATTACGGCGGCGTGCATAGCGGTTGCGGCGTGGCTGCGCTGATCTGGTATGTCGGGGCAGTTGTCATGCTGACCCGGCTGGCCATCAGGGTCTGGAGGGactcccatcatcatctctccaaTCACACTCTGATTACGTTGATCCTTGCCTATCTTGTCCTCGTTCTGCTAGCTGTTATCATCGCAGTGGCCTATCCCACGGTCCGACTCCGCTATCATAATTCCTTCGAGTTCGCCCATCGCTTCCTCACCTGGCTAGTCGTCGCGCTGTTCCTGAGTCTTCTGGTGCTCGTGGTGGGAGACTCCTCTCTCACTCCTagtactgctactgctactatttCAGTATCCCCCGCGGCCAGCCTCGTCCGTCTACCTGCCTTCTGGTGCGTCCTGACCAccgtcatcgccatcattcaGCCCTGGACACGCCTGCGACGCATCCACGTACAGGCAGAGCGGCTCTCCACCCATGCCATCCGTCTCCACCTGTCTGGAGCTGACGCACGGTTCGGGAAAACCATCTCACTCGCTACGCACCCACTGCAGGATTGGCATAGCTTCGCCACGTTCCCAGATGAGCCACGCTGCATAGATattgacgacgaggaggcgGCAACCGCAAAGACAGGCGCAGCCGAGGGCTGTTCAGTCCTGGTATCCAGGGCGGGAGACTGGACGGGAGCGCGAATCAACGAGCCCCCCACAGAACTATGGACCCGCGGTGAACAGCCGTATGGATTCACCCGAGTGATGCGACTCTTCAGGCGCGTGGTGATCGTGGCAACAGGCTCCGGGATCGGCCCCTGCCTCGCATTTCTagcggaaggaggaggaggaggaggaggaggagaaacgTGTCGTCGCCCTGCCATTCGTCTGGTGTGGCAGACTAGGTCGCCGCAGCGAACGTACGGATCGCGGGTGTTGGACTTAGTGTATCGGTTGGACCCGGAGGCCATGATACTAGACACTTCCAAGCAAGGTCGGCGTGTGGACCTGCTCCCGTGGGTCGTCGACCATTGCTTGGCCTATCGCGGCTTCGAGGCTGAAATGGTCTGTGTCATTAGCAATCGGAGCTTGACCCATACCCTGGTTTCTCAGCTTCGGAGCCGAGGGATTCCTGCAATGGGGCCGTTATTTGATTCATGAGGACTACGtatatactagatagataaatagatattcAGAGCAAAATAAAAAGACTAACATGATGGTACGATGCGTCCTGTGCAATAATAGTATTCCCCACTTAATCAATCCTTCCCGTCACTTTAGCCCTCTCTAGTGCTTACTCTCCTAGTGCTTACTTTCTAGTTCCCCTCTACTACCACCAAACTAACCAGTAATCTACCTCAATTCCCCAAACACCCCTTCAATCCTTCTAATCCCCTCAGTCAACGTCTCCGGCGCCACCCCAAACGTGACTCTCATCCACCCATGCTTATAATTCCCCGGCATATGGTACGCTGACCCCGGCACGACCGCAACCCCAGCCTGACGATATTTCCCACATGCAGCTAGCTCATCCTCCCGCGTCTGAGCTCGCGGAGCCAATCGAGCCATCAGGAACACTGCCGCGGTCCCTGGAACGTATGTAATACCAATACGACGAAACGCTTCTGTCACGGTACCATATGCCACGGCGAGCCCCATGCAGTTCTGCTTTAGTATGTCCGGGAGACGGGAAGATGTCAGAATGGCTATTGCTCCGATGGAGGAGAGCGCAGATACTTGGACAGCCCCGGCTAGTCCAACTGTGCGTCGTAGGGGATTGTTTCGGGTTGCTATGCATCCCTGATGGACCATTCGttaacacacacacagaaaataaagaggTATAAACCAAAGCAATTTGGTCTGAAGAGGAATCTTACCAGACGAATCCCACTAGCCGCTAGATCCTTGCTCATACTCCAGAGAACATGCACGCGTGAGGGGTCAAGACCGACGGTTGAAGGGTCGATACTTAGGACGGATTTGAATGCAGACCAGTTCTGAAGATCGGGACTGGTGAATGTGCTGAGGGCGAATACCTCGTCGGAGATGAGGTGGAGGTTGTGGTCTCGACAGAATGCCATACATTGCTTTAGGACGTGAGGAGGGTATGGTCGGCCAAGGGGATTGTGTGGATGGGAGAGAACGACAGCTTTGATGGGACATTTAGCTTGCTTGTAGTGCTTTTCGAGTGCAGTGACTAGTGTGCTGTCGTGGAATGAATCCTCTAGTTCGGTAACTTCGACACCGATGATTTGGACTTGGGATCGAACGGCGAAGAAGGTGTCGTAGCCGCCTGGTTTGTTTTGTTGGTTAGATTGAAGGGAAAGTGTGTGTTGGAGAgaaggggggtgggaagagacATACTCCAGTACGGACATGGTACTAGGACACCATCCTCCGGATCACATAACTGGTACAGCAAGATATCAAGTCCAGCGGAAGTGCCGGGTGTGACTGCCAGATGGTCGGTCTCAATTGGGGTGTATGGTTCGAAGTAGCGGTTGAATGTCGTCGCAAGCGCATCCAGTAATGGTGGGTAACCGCAGAGGCCTTTGGGCCAGTCGAGATGCTAGTAGAAACAAACCATCGGTTAGCAATTAGCTGCAGCATTTAGAGCTACCACCTAGGTATAGACCTCACCTGCGAGCTTAACCCTTCGCCAATGCATGTTTTCAAGATAGAGAGGATCTCGCTTCTAATTACATGGTTCTCCGCTAAGGTCAAGTCGATTCCGTGCCATGTGAAGTTGGGATTTAGGAGGTAGGGCGGAAACCGTGCAAGAACATCCGTCAGGTTCTTATTCCCTCTGTGGGATAATGATGGATCCATTGTGCAGTAGAAGCAGATAAAAATTGTTCGAGACTTGGTAGAGTGCAAGAGGTAGGGTTGAAGATTGTCTTCACCCGGATTGGAGGTGGGGGATATGACCCTGGTATATCTTCAAACAACAGTAAACCGTAGTGTCGTATTGACGGAACATGTACTATTCGATTGACGAGTGTGAGTTCATAACATGCATTAGACTCTCTCGTTCAAGGCTTCGCGATACGGGAACTTGCCAGTCTACTTTTTCAGCCCCCAAACTAGCATGTATGACTAGGTTGTGACGAGTTGCTAGCGCGGCTTACGCCTCTTAGTATCCCCAAGCCTCGACCATAGCAACGAACTAAGTGTCACTTCGCTTCAAGTTAGTATCATTGACGTCGGCTAAATGTCTCAGGccttactttattattttgttCATTCAGACCGTTTATCTCTCTCATGTAAGCGCAATGCCTTCGTTCGCCCCCACTCAGGAAATAACGTGTCTCAGGCCCCCCAATCCTCAACGCATAAGCTTACATCTGCTTCTCAGTTACCCATATCCTTCGATTTGAGACTCTCCAAGGTTAACAGACtgccctccatctccatcgcaATCAATTACGAGAAAATTACATTGACCATAGAGATGGAACGCCAAACCGCCCTCCGACTCACGGCATTCCGCTACAAGAAAGAAGGCATCACAGAAGCCCAGCTACAGACATACATGACACAAGTCTTTGGACCGCGCGCCGCACCCATTCAAGTTCGTCATGGTGTTCTCAAAGTGATACAAGTCAGTACCCTCATCGACCCCTTTGCAGCAATCAAGTCCACTTTGGATCTATTAGCTGATCTGGGTAAACAACAGTATCACACTCCCAGCAGTAGTAAGAAGCTCATCACCGAGAAAATCCCTTGGGCGCTTGGAAGAGGCTGGACGCTGGATGATCATGACGTGATCATCTCGGTGTACGTCCCTAACGCAGAGACCATGGCGGCTATCGTCAACGACCCTGAATTTCAGGAGCTGTTGAGCGGTGACTCTGAGATTCTGCAACCGACGGCTAAAGTAACCGCTGGGTGGGATGAAGTTTTTGTGGATAATGGGCAGGTTGTGACTATGGATAGGAGTAATAGGCTGGAAGAGAGCAGGGAGACTGTttgaagagaaggggaggttAGATGAAACATTCAAATTGATGTTGACTATAGTCTGATATAGATGGGAAACAGGCAGCTGGGTTACAGGGTTCAGTTGAATTTCCTTCGGCTGCAAGCATCCCTAGATACCATATTCTCATTCCTCCAGCTGTCCAGAAGATCGCCGAAGAGCAGATATAGAAATTATCAAACTTACATGTACTCAATTCACATAATCTCGCTATTTCCAACCAAGACCTATCAACTGTTTGTTCTCTGACCTGCTCCAACCTTATTGTTCGAAAAACCACTTCCCACAGCACAACAATACACTCAAGAAGCGGTCCCTTGAAGAACATAGACCCCTCCAATATCAACATTATAAGGCAGCTTACGTGCTCTGATTAGTCTACAATATTCGAGATAGACCTGGCTGTACAAAAGTATGCAATGAAGCTTCTCACTTCCAGTGTTTGTGCACGCGGGTTCGTGCCCAAATACTACGGGCTACATCAATCGAATGGATCCTGCAGCATTCCAGCTGACAGCCTGCTTTACAATCTTTCCGCCCAAAACAAGCGAATGCCGAGAGCAATATTGCTAGAATATTTTCCCAGATGTAGAGAGTTTGAACTGCGTGAAACTACTCGGACGCGCTCTATCCCCAGGCCAGCCATTGAGGGAATGCATGAGATACGTACACAGAGCGGGTGTTCACTATCAAGACATCTATTTACCCCAAaaaccttctccttgtccatGAAAACCCCGATAGGCTGGTCTGGATTGACGTTGATGTTCCAACGAACCTTCATCGACTTTGGACCTGAACAGCTGGCTGGCCCGCTGTGATCACGAAATTGCGGTTGTGAAGGAATTGGCGGAAGCTCTAGTATGGCTTCTCCATTTGCTGTCTACAATTACACTGGAACAGATATCAGTCGGGGCGGAGTTCCAACCAAGGGGCCGTTTtgttctatttttttttccctacTCTTTATATAACCACGATCTGTCATGCGTTTgatttcattttattttatgACCCTTCGGGTTTGATGGTCTATAGTCTACTATGAGGTTCTAGAATTTGATACTAGTACCTTTCAAAGGCTCGAGTGTTGTGTGGTAGGCTGTTCAGGATGTTGGGAATCTCTaggaagtagtaggtaggtagctGGTGAGTATGAAGTTACTATCAAGCAGTGTGTCACAATGTGCTATAATGCTATAGCCTATACCCGGAAGGATCATGgtaagaaagaggaagaagaggaggaggaagaggatgatgttgtggaagACATTTATAAACAATCTTAAGCCAAGAAGATagaatttatagtatatatacgcCCCTCGGTTcatggaagaggacgagagaGTCAATGCTTCAGACTGTAGGGTTGTGGGATTTGGGGTTACTTTATTTACGAGGGGGGGTACTAGGTTCTGATTTATTGGGTTTTGAGATTGGCTACTGTATGGACTGGATTATACTTAAGACCTCGTCATTATTAGTCTGCTGCGTCGGTGGGTGGATGTCTGATACAATCTCTATTATCAAATAGTTTAGCAGGAATACTCTCTACAGATATTACAAGGTATCTTCGTAAGCCGTTAGAATTAGCCTATacaacaaagaaaagcagagaCGCAAACCCGGTCACTAGACACATAGATAAGAGTATATGAAGAAATGAAACAGACACCAAAGGTTATATCTACTATATGAAACTTTCAACTGTacggagaagggaaagataAGCCAAGTCCTGTCGTGATGAATGTACCCGGGACGACAGATACAGGATTATAAACAACTCCAAGCAGATcggaagcaaaagaaaaaattgtTCAGGAAACTATAGACAAATCAAGCGGGACTCGCTTAGAACTGGTCAATGCAACCCCAGTACTGCTCAACGTCGTACTCGCCGGGGTCCTTCCACAGGTCGTTGGcgtaggagaagaagacggacaGCTCTCCAACGGACTCGCGGATGCCCTTGATGGCGGTGGCCTGCTCGGTGGTACCGGGGACGGCAGCACCGTTGGCGTTACCCTTGCTCGGCCAGCCGGTCTCGAGGTTGATGACATCCATGTTGGTACAGATCTTCTTCAGGAGGGCGACCTCGGTGGAGGCGAAGGTACCGGCCTCGGCGGCGGTGGTCTcggagttgaagaaggggtGGATGTTGGCACCGAGAACGTCAACGACAGAGCAcagggtgctgctgccgtaCTCCTGCCAGATGTCGACAGGCTCAGTGGTGGTGATCTGGCCAGTGTAGCCGGCAGCCTCGAAGCTGGACTtgcaggaggagatgaaggtggCGAGCTCGCTGGCGGTGGTGTAACCGTCGGAGATGGCCTCGTTACCGACAACGATGAGGGAAACCATGGACCACTGACCCCACTCGGTGATGGCAGTGACCTGGTCCTGAGCACCCGAGGTGCCGGTGCTGGAGATGTAGACACCGAGGATCAGCTTGAGGCCGTACTTGCTGGCAGCGGAGCCAACGTATTCGAGGGTGCTGCAGTCGGTGGAGTAGAGACGGATGTGGGTGAAGCCCTTGTTGGCGATGGTCTCAATGTCCGACTCGACGGTGGCCTTGGACTTGCAACCACCCGAGTTGCTGTAGGGAGTGTAGGTCATTCCCATGCTGTTGCCGCTGGCGCTGACGCCAGAGCTGGCGGCGGCGCTGGAGCTGGCCACAGTGCTAGACTGAACGGAGGAAGTGACAGCggcagcggtggtggtggcaggaGCCGGGGTGGTCACCACAACAGCGCTAGTGGTAGCGGCAGCAGGGGTGCTAGTGGGCTCGTTGGCGTTGGCGAAGGGGCAAGTGTAGGTGTAGTCAGTGACGGTGGCGGTCACAGTGATAGCGCTGTGGGTGTAGGTGCCGGGGGTGACCGTGGAGACGGTGGGGTAGGTCACAACGGTGTTGGAGGGAAcgtaggtggtggtgggagcaATGGTGTAGGTACCGGCCTCGGGGCAGACGTAGGTGGTGGTCTGGATGATGCTGGTAACGGTGGAGCCAGAGGGGGAGACGGTGGCATAGGGGCAGGTGACGGTGGTCGAGGTCTCGACGATGGTGGTGACACCACCGTAGGTCTGGGTACCGCTAGCcagggaggtggtggtgccaGCGACAACGGAGGTGGTGTCAGAGACGGTCACGGTAGCCGCGGGGATAGTGTAGACAccagtggaggagaaggtggtggtcTCCGGGGTGGGGACAACAGCCTGGCTGGAGGTGGtagcagcagcgacaggggtggaggaggagaccTGGCCGACATTGccgccagcagcaccggTAGCAGCGACACCctcgggggtggaggaagtgccagaagcagcaccggcagcaccaccggtggcaccaccagcagcggGGGTAGACTCGCTGGGGGAGGCGTTGCCAGCAGCACCGCCAGTAGCACCAGCACCCTCGGCAGTGGTAGCAGCCTCAGCAGGGGCAGTGGACTCGCCGGGGGTAGCGACAACGGTAACGGTGGTGTAGCTGGTGGAgtggagggtggtgacgACGTCGGAAGTCACAGTGGTAGGGACCGCAGCGGGCACGACTGGGATGGTCAGTCAGTGTATTGTCCACATCGCAAGTCGCATCAACTGGAATGTTGGAATGCGGGGGATAAGGATTGACTCACGGGTAGGGGTTCCCCAGACGGTGATGACCTCGGTGGTGCAGCCGCAAGACTCCTCGGGCTCAGCCTGAACGGCACGACGCTGGTGGAAAGAGTCGTGACCGTGACGACGCATGTGAGCGCCGCCATCAGCCAGAGCGGTACCG of Aspergillus luchuensis IFO 4308 DNA, chromosome 7, nearly complete sequence contains these proteins:
- a CDS encoding uncharacterized protein (COG:S;~EggNog:ENOG410PSDH;~TransMembrane:6 (o12-33i45-69o89-111i123-146o174-194i206-224o);~antiSMASH:Cluster_7.4), with translation MTPPDVDIGYKLLVGTTVTFVSACVVVVLRAVARILYASLGWDDYMMLFAVAQALVATICDFLAVNHGLGRHMVYLTKKQIPPLMFWDYLGQVFCVNALTFAKISICLSYLRILRGSHQRTLRVLCIVTAVLVFAVNTVVIMSFYARCNTTHKSWDPYLPGTCWPAATETGLVILQGSFSALTDYFLSAVPIFLFKDLQISRKNKIVLCGLMSLGAVTGIFATIRTVESGESLTGSSASDSTYTTVMGLTWAGMERNIAMMIASVPPLRPLAEPVVRLTSNTFSNLISSRRTQNSYELGSQATIQSPGLGTPSKHYASAKQAALAKDDRSTSLEHILPPQVNTTSVV
- a CDS encoding alpha/beta hydrolase (COG:S;~EggNog:ENOG410PN0R;~InterPro:IPR000073,IPR029058;~PFAM:PF12697;~antiSMASH:Cluster_7.4), yielding MSPYQFLSLSTKPSAQLCYSFHPAVGTAKPVLIVFVNGLGLPQTSWEGAITRLQTQPPAAGLPAMLTYDRYGQGQTTDRDPDDNTEDPMHGHDTLTVVRDLHQLITQIASEKMGISNLNPGSLSLVLVSNSIGGALVRLYAQEYPGTVAGLLFLDSVLANSDFVSIYPDPDAPGFDPTSLPDGVTVDAIRAARAYMQRVFHPSNGSREGLSRKNLAQLLPDSDGPKLQGPDGGPWVTVVGHEFEAFKTEFEQMGGAPPRLTEVYMNPYWHRFNEGLAKLTEPARSKGPLQAPGAGHFVQRDNPELVANELREILDKIL
- a CDS encoding uncharacterized protein (COG:S;~EggNog:ENOG410PUQD;~TransMembrane:6 (i65-83o95-115i136-161o181-203i215-237o257-275i);~antiSMASH:Cluster_7.4), whose translation is MDSGHVSTPVPPPPPAIQLPTQSEKGPTNISFPNNVSVLPVEKEETPSRQSIDTRLFLWPSTYRYIFSLVFLGNVAALIYFILRDWSAIRFVDAAAANFLASALARQAIVVNGMFQIVCSLSLRLPLRLRRVAANIYHYGGVHSGCGVAALIWYVGAVVMLTRLAIRVWRDSHHHLSNHTLITLILAYLVLVLLAVIIAVAYPTVRLRYHNSFEFAHRFLTWLVVALFLSLLVLVVGDSSLTPSTATATISVSPAASLVRLPAFWCVLTTVIAIIQPWTRLRRIHVQAERLSTHAIRLHLSGADARFGKTISLATHPLQDWHSFATFPDEPRCIDIDDEEAATAKTGAAEGCSVLVSRAGDWTGARINEPPTELWTRGEQPYGFTRVMRLFRRVVIVATGSGIGPCLAFLAEGGGGGGGGETCRRPAIRLVWQTRSPQRTYGSRVLDLVYRLDPEAMILDTSKQGRRVDLLPWVVDHCLAYRGFEAEMVCVISNRSLTHTLVSQLRSRGIPAMGPLFDS
- the gliI gene encoding aminotransferase gliI (COG:T;~EggNog:ENOG410PMTX;~InterPro:IPR004839,IPR004838,IPR015424,IPR015421, IPR015422;~PFAM:PF00155;~SMCOG1019:aminotransferase;~antiSMASH:Cluster_7.4;~go_function: GO:0003824 - catalytic activity [Evidence IEA];~go_function: GO:0030170 - pyridoxal phosphate binding [Evidence IEA];~go_process: GO:0009058 - biosynthetic process [Evidence IEA]), with the protein product MDPSLSHRGNKNLTDVLARFPPYLLNPNFTWHGIDLTLAENHVIRSEILSILKTCIGEGLSSQHLDWPKGLCGYPPLLDALATTFNRYFEPYTPIETDHLAVTPGTSAGLDILLYQLCDPEDGVLVPCPYWSGYDTFFAVRSQVQIIGVEVTELEDSFHDSTLVTALEKHYKQAKCPIKAVVLSHPHNPLGRPYPPHVLKQCMAFCRDHNLHLISDEVFALSTFTSPDLQNWSAFKSVLSIDPSTVGLDPSRVHVLWSMSKDLAASGIRLGCIATRNNPLRRTVGLAGAVQVSALSSIGAIAILTSSRLPDILKQNCMGLAVAYGTVTEAFRRIGITYVPGTAAVFLMARLAPRAQTREDELAACGKYRQAGVAVVPGSAYHMPGNYKHGWMRVTFGVAPETLTEGIRRIEGVFGELR
- a CDS encoding EthD domain-containing protein (COG:S;~EggNog:ENOG410PTAV;~InterPro:IPR011008,IPR009799;~PFAM:PF07110;~antiSMASH:Cluster_7.4;~go_function: GO:0016491 - oxidoreductase activity [Evidence IEA]) — encoded protein: MERQTALRLTAFRYKKEGITEAQLQTYMTQVFGPRAAPIQVRHGVLKVIQYHTPSSSKKLITEKIPWALGRGWTLDDHDVIISVYVPNAETMAAIVNDPEFQELLSGDSEILQPTAKVTAGWDEVFVDNGQVVTMDRSNRLEESRETV
- the btgE gene encoding putative cell wall glucanase (Scw11) (COG:G;~EggNog:ENOG410PG24;~InterPro:IPR017853;~SECRETED:SignalP(1-18);~antiSMASH:Cluster_7.4), which produces MKGAFLATAAALAGTALADGGAHMRRHGHDSFHQRRAVQAEPEESCGCTTEVITVWGTPTLVPAAVPTTVTSDVVTTLHSTSYTTVTVVATPGESTAPAEAATTAEGAGATGGAAGNASPSESTPAAGGATGGAAGAASGTSSTPEGVAATGAAGGNVGQVSSSTPVAAATTSSQAVVPTPETTTFSSTGVYTIPAATVTVSDTTSVVAGTTTSLASGTQTYGGVTTIVETSTTVTCPYATVSPSGSTVTSIIQTTTYVCPEAGTYTIAPTTTYVPSNTVVTYPTVSTVTPGTYTHSAITVTATVTDYTYTCPFANANEPTSTPAAATTSAVVVTTPAPATTTAAAVTSSVQSSTVASSSAAASSGVSASGNSMGMTYTPYSNSGGCKSKATVESDIETIANKGFTHIRLYSTDCSTLEYVGSAASKYGLKLILGVYISSTGTSGAQDQVTAITEWGQWSMVSLIVVGNEAISDGYTTASELATFISSCKSSFEAAGYTGQITTTEPVDIWQEYGSSTLCSVVDVLGANIHPFFNSETTAAEAGTFASTEVALLKKICTNMDVINLETGWPSKGNANGAAVPGTTEQATAIKGIRESVGELSVFFSYANDLWKDPGEYDVEQYWGCIDQF